A segment of the Nostoc sp. TCL26-01 genome:
TGATGGATCGAGATTACAGCAAGCTCCACATTGTTTGACGCATTGCCAAGTTGCCATTTTATGTTGTTTCCTATACTTTTGTTAAGTAAATTAAATTTCACAGGCGATCGCCAGATATGATCAAATACGGGTTTTGCAACTGAGTAATTTTAAAACAATTGGGAGGAACGGAGAAAAATGTTTGACGCTATAGCCAATATTAATTGGGAAGTTGTTTTCCAGCTAACCTCTGTTGCATTAATCGTTATTGCTGGGCCTGCTGTAATTTTTGTTCTAGCATTCCGCAACGGCAACCTGTGAGAGTTTTGAGTGCTGAGTCACCGAAGTTTGCTCAACGAGGGGAACCCTCGCACGCAACTTCTCGAAGTTTGCCTGGAGGGAAACCCTCCTTGCAACTTCTCGCTGAGTGCTGAGTGACTTTGAAACTCTAAACTCAGGACTCATTGCTCAGGACTCACTACTGATAAGGCTTTCATGGCAGCTTGAATAATACGGTGATATTGAGGTAGGGAGATGTCAATTTCTTGAGCATCTTGGCGATTGCTACCCAGTAAACCAATTTTACTACCTGGCTGCATGACTAATACCTTGCCATCAGAGTTTTTAATCCTGAGTTCTGGTAAAGAGTTGTTTTGATAAATACCGCAAGTATAATCACGGTGATTGTACTGAAAGGTCGTTCTTAAAGGCTTGGGTGAAGATTGATAAAATAGGTGGAGTTGGTTGGATGCTTCATCTACATAGTTTTTTGGTAGCCTCACACCAAGCAACTCTAATTCCAGGGTAGTGTTGCCGTTGAAATGATTTTCCCGCAATTTATAAGCGATATCTAAGTGTT
Coding sequences within it:
- the psb30 gene encoding photosystem II reaction center protein Ycf12/Psb30: MFDAIANINWEVVFQLTSVALIVIAGPAVIFVLAFRNGNL